The segment CTACGTTCTGCTGCGCGAAACATACTGTCCATTCTGTGGAATCCTCCAAATCGCTGGAGCGTCATGCGCATTCTCGTCATGAACCCGAACACCACGGCTTCCATGACCGCTTCGATCCGCGCCACCGCCACCACAGCCGCCGCCCAGGGCACCGAGATCATCGCCACCGAACCCCTCTGGGGGCCGGAGTCCATCGAGGGCCACTTCGAGGGGTATCTCAGCGCCGCGGCCGTCCTGGACCGGCTCGCCACCCTCGACCTGTCCTTCGACGCGCTGGTCATGGCCGGTTTCGGCGAACCGGGCCGGGAGGGCGCCCAGGAGCTGCTGGACGTACCCGTCCTGGACATCACCGAGAGCGCCGCCCAGATGGCGATGATGCTCGGCCACGCCTACGGCATCGTCACCACCCTCGACCGTGCCGTACCGCAGATCCGGGACCGGCTGCTGACCGCGGGACTCCTCCAGCGCTGCGCCGCGGTCCGGGGCACCGGGCTCGGCGTCCTGGAGCTGGAGGAGGACGCGGAGCGGACCGTCGAAGTGATCATCGAGACCGCCCGGGAGGTCGTCCGGGACGGCGCCGAGGTGATCTGTCTGGGCTGCGGCGGGATGGCCGGGCTCCAGGAGAAGGTCGCCGCGGCGCTGGGTGTGCCGGTGGTGGACGGTGTCGCCGCGGCGGTGAAGTTCGCGGAGGCGGTCGTCGGCCTCGGGCTGACCACCAGTACGGGACGGAGTTTCGCGCCGCCCCGCCCGAAAGTCATCGGCTCCTGGCCGCTGAGCGCCCATCTGTCTCCGGGGCGCGCTCAGGTCTCCCCACGGCACACCGCATTTTCGGCACAGACATCAGGCATCTGACAAATAATTCTCGTAATTCCCGAGCTCCACCCCATCTGCCTGGGAGGACACGTGACCACCACCCCGAAGCCCCCACCGCCGGACCCGCGCCTCTTCAACGAGGACCTCGCGCCGGCCCCCGAGCGCAAATGGGGCACGTACAGCATCTTCGCGCTGTGGATGTCCGACACCCACGCGATCAGCAATTACGCCTTCGCCGCCAGCCTGTTCGTGCTCGGCCTGCCGGCCTGGGAGGTGTTCGTCGCGCTGCTGGCCGGCATCTCGATCGTCTACTGGCTGATGAACCGCATGGGCCACGCCGGACACCGGACCGGCGTCCCCTACCCGGTGCTCGCCCGGGCGAGCTGGGGCGTGTACGGCGCCAATATCCCCGCGCTGCTGCGCGCGATCATGGCCGTGGCCTGGTACGGCATCCAGACCTGGCTGGCCTCGACCGCCGTGGTCCTGCTGACCCTTCAGCTCGCGCCGGGCCTGGAGGTCTATCACCACAACTCCGTGCTGGGGCTGTCCACCCTGGGCTGGATCGCGTTCATGGTGATGTGGGGGCTTCAGGCCGTGCTGCTGACCCGCGGCATGGAGTTCATCCGCAAGGTGCAGGACTTCGCGACCGGCCCGGTGGTCTGGCTCGTGGTGCTGGCGCTCGCCGTGTATCTCGTCGTCAAGGCCGGTGGTGACATCTCGCTGACCCGCAGCCTCACCGGGCTCAGCGGCTCCGCGCAGCTCGAACAGAGCCTCATCGCGGTCAGCCTGACCGTGGCCACCTTTCTGACCCTGGTCCTCAATTACGCGGACTTCGCCCGCTTCACGCCCGATCACCGCTCCTACCGGCGCGGCAATCTGATCGGGCTGCCGGTGAACTTCACCGCCTTCGCGGTGGTCGCCGTGCTGGTCACCGCGGGCACCATCTCGGTCTTCGGGGAGGCGATCTACGACCCGGTGAAGGTGATCCAGAAGATCGACAACCCGGTGGTCACCGTCATCGGCGCGCTGGCCTTCATCGTCGCCACCATCGGCATCAATGTCGTCGCCAACTTCGTCTCGCCCGCCTACGACTTCGCCAATCTCGCGCCGAAGTATCTGAACTTCCGGCGCGGCGGCATGATCACCGCGGTGCTGGCCGTCGTCGTCATGCCCTGGAAGCTGTACTCCTCGGCACTGGTGATCCAGTACTTCCTGGGGGCGCTGGGCGCCTTCCTCGGTCCGTTGGTGGCGATTCTGCTCGTTGACTACTACCTGCTGCGCCGGGGCCGGATCGATGTCGATGCACTGTTCTCGGCCGATGCACGAGGGGCTTATTTCTACCGGCGGGGCTACAACCCGCGGGCCGTGCTCGCCTTCCTGCCGGCCGCCGCGGTCTCGGCCGCGCTCGCGCTGGTCCCGGTCTTCGAGGTGGTCGCGCCGTTCTCCTGGGTCTTCGGAATGGGACTCGCCGGCGGGCTCTACGCCCTGCTCCCGGGCCGTGACCGGTCCACCGCGGGTGCCGGACCGATCCCGGACGGGATCATCCCGTCGCAGGTCAGCGCCGCTGTGGTGGGGGAGCCGGTGGCGTCGGAGGGAGCCGGGGCGGTCGTCGTGCCGGTGCCGGCCGAGGGGTCTTGACGGGCCGGGGTCCGGAGTGAAGACTCGTTCAACAGATTGTTGAATGGGTGGGGCGTCCGAGTGTGCAGGGCACGCTCCGGAGGGCACGGCCACCCCGGCGGCCGTGCACCCCACCCGCCCACACGCCACGATGAGAACAGCTACGAGGAGGGGACCGGGTGTCCGAAACAGAGCTGGTGCTGCGCTCCCGGCGCGTCGTCACCCCAGAGGGCACGCGCGCCGCGTCCGTCGTCGTCAAGGACGGCAGGATCGCCGCGGTGCTGCCGTACGACGACCGGGCTCCGGCCGGGGCGCGGGTCGAGGACTTCGGTGACGACGTCCTGCTGCCCGGCCTCGTCGACACCCACGTCCACGTCAACGACCCCGGCCGCACCGAGTGGGAGGGCTTCTGGACCGCCACCCGCGCGGCCGCGGCCGGCGGGATCACCACCCTCGTGGACATGCCGCTCAACAGCCTCCCGCCCACCACCACGGCCGCCCACCTCGACACCAAGCGCGCGGTCGCCCGCAGCAAGGCCCATATCGACGTCGGCTTCTGGGGCGGCGCGATCCCCGGCAACGTCAAGGACCTGCGCCCGCTGCACGACGCCGGGGTCTTCGGCTTCAAATGCTTTCTGTCGCCGTCCGGCGTGGACGAGTTCCCCGAGGTCGACCAGCGGCAACTGGCCGCCGCCCTCGGCGAGATCGCGGGCTTCGACGGCCTGCTGATCGTGCACGCCGAGGACCCGGGCCACCTGGACGCGGCCCCCCAACCGCACGGCCCCAAGTACGCCGACTTCCTCGCCTCCCGCCCGCGGATCTCCGAGAACGACGCCATCGCCGGGCTGATCGTGCTCGCCCAGCGGCTCGACGCACGGGTCCATGTCCTGCATCTGTCCTCCAGCGACGCGCTGCCGCTGATCGCCGCCGCCAAGCGCGAGGGCGTCCGGATCACCGTCGAGTCGTGCCCGCACTTCCTGACCCTGACCGCCGAGGAAATCCCGGACGGCGCAACGGAGTTCAAGTGCTGCCCGCCGATCCGGGAGGCCGCCAACCAGGACGCCCTGTGGGAGGGCCTGGCCGACGGCACCATCGACTGCATCGTCTCCGACCACTCGCCGTCCACCGCCGACCTCAAGACCGCCGATTTCGGCGCGGCCTGGGGCGGCATCTCCTCCCTCCAGCTCGGGCTGCCCGCCATCTGGACCGACGCCCGCGAGCGCGGCCACACCCTCGACGACGTGGTGCGCTGGATGGCCACCGCACCGGCGGCGCTGGTCGGCCTCGACCGGAAGGGCGCCATCGAGCCCGGCCGGGACGCGGACTTCACCGTCCTCGCCCCCGAGGAGACCTTCACCGTCGACCCGCAGGCCCTCCAGCACCGCAACAAGATCACCGCCTACGCCGGAAAGACCCTGTACGGCGTCGTACGGTCCACCTGGCTGCGCGGCCGCCGGATCAACGACGGCGCCACCCTCACCGAACCCACCGGCGAACTGCTCGAACGGCCGCACCGCCCATGACCGCGGACAGTATGCGGCGGGTGGTCGCGCGGCATGACGAGCTGAGCGGCTGACGGTTCCGGGGGCCGGGTCCGGCGCCCCGGCGCCCGGCCGGTTCACTCGGCTACGGAGTGCCAGAACATGAGCTCGTACGCCTGGAGGAGACGGCCGTAGCGATGTGCTGTGGCCGGCTGCGCCTGACCGGTGTCGAGGCCGTGCTGGACCGCCTCGCGCGCCTTCTCCTCGACGGCCGGGGCCGGCTCGGCGAAGAGGGCGAAGAAGCCGCGGGCCGCCTCGGGGAAGCCGTAGTGGTCGCGCATCGCCGCCGCCACGGTCGCGCAATAGCCGCCCCAGGCAGCGAAGTTGGCGGTCAGCGCGATCGCCACATCGGCCGGCTCGCCGCCCAGTGCGAGCCGTGCCGCGTAGGACGGATAGGCCTGGCAGCCGGGCCGCGGCTGGTAGGCCGCGATCTGCCGCTCGGTCAGCTCACAGGCGTCCGCCAGCCCGGCCAGCTGCTTCAGCGCCCGCGTCTCGCCCTGGGCGAGCAGATCGAAGAAGTCGGCGACGGGCGGGTCGCCGTCCGCCCGCCGCGCCAGATGCTGGAAGCTGAGCCGGTCGGCGGCGATCACCTGGTGCTGTTCGAGGGCGAAGGTGGCGAACACGGAGCGCGGCGCCGCACCCGCCTCGATCTGTGCGACCAGCCGGTTGGCGGCGGAGTCCGGGGCGAGCGCGCGGACCGCGTCGTCCAGCACGACGGCCGCGGTCGGACGAGGGGCATCGGGGGCGGTTCGGGCCATGAGTCGGTCTCCTCCGGGGCGAGGGCGGTGGCCAGCACCTCAGATTAGGGCGCGGGGCCGCCGCCGCGGGGGAGATGACGCGACGCCGACGGGCGAACCGCCGTCGTCCGCGGAAGGGGAACGCGGCACACCGCCGGGCGTGCCGCGTCCGCCCCGCACCGGGCGCTACGGGACGCACCACGCGGCCCGTCCCCATCGGTCGCCCCTCAGTGCACCACCACCTCATTGACCTCGGGCGCCGCGGTCCCGGCCCGCCACACCAGCCGGACCCCTTCGACCGCGCCGTCACCGACCGGAAGGCGCGTATAGGCGCCGGACAGGGTGCCGAGGGTGCGCCAGGCGCCGCCCGTGCGGACCTCGACCCTCGCCGCCCCGGATGGCGCGCCCTGCGGCCGCAGTACGACCACGGACCGCGCCGCGCGGGGTGCGTCGGGCGTGAACTCCAGGGCCTCGCCGGGCTGCGCCGCCCGTGCCGCGCGATAGCCGGTCGCCGGATCGCCGTCCGCCGCCGACCGCAGCGCGCTGCCCTCCGCCGCGGGCGGGCCTCCGGCCACCGTGCCCGCGTCGGCCCCGGCCACCGCGAACTCCCGCACCACCAGCCAGTTGTCCTGCGCCTGGGTGGCCCGGGCACGGACGTACCGGGCCCGGACACCGGCCGGCGGCTCGACGCGCACCTCGGCCTTCCCGTCGAACGCGGCCAGCCGCTGCCAGCTCTTCCCGTCCGACGAGTACTCCAGGACGCCGTGCCGCAGATAGTCGTCCGGGCTGCCGCTCTTGCCCATCGCCAGAGTGACGGCCCCCAACGGACGCTCGGCGTGCAGATCCAGCGCCACGAAGGAACCGGCCTTGGGCCCCGCGCCGCTCCAGAAGTACGTGGCGTCATCGCCGTCAGTCATACGGGAGACCGCGTTGTCCTGGTAGACGGAGAGATCCGTCGAGCCCTCGGGGCGGCCGGTGACGCCCAGCGCCCGGTCGTGCGCGGCCACCGCGCCCTCGACGAAGGTGTCCAGCACCCCGTCGGCCACCAGCACCGGAATCCGCTTCCCGGTCATGTCCACATACACGAACGACCTTGCCGTCCGCACCAACTCCGGGATCTGCTGCCGTAGTTTCCAGGCCCGCGCGCCGTCGTCCGCCTTGATCGCCTCGATCAGCCGCAGTGCCGTACGGGCCGCGACGCCCCAGGCCCGGGTCGCGTCCAGCCACGGCGCACTGTCCTGCACAAAGCCCCGGTCGGTGAGCCGTTCGCGCAGCACCGCCGGTGCCTCCTGAAGGTTCCGCAGTACCGCATCGAGTCGCCGCGCCTCGCCGTCCTTCCCGAACTTCTCGATGGCGGCGGCCAGTTCGGGCGCCTGCCGCGGGTTGAGCGACGAGGCGTAATGGGCATCCGCGAAGGCCCGCAGCGCCCGTGCCGTACGGGCGTCACCGCCGGCCAGCTCCTCGATCGCCCCGCCCCAGGAGGTCCGGGCGTCATACGCCGAGTCGTTCCACGCGTAGTCCGCCACGGTGTACAGCGCGAGCTTGGACGCCGCGGGCTGGATCATCGGGTTCGCGGTGATCCCCGCCAGCTGCTCCGGCAGCCCCTTCTCCCGGCCGTTGAACGGCCCGAGCAGCAGCCGGTTGGTCACATAGTCGTTGACCGGGTAGTTGTCCCAGGTCAGGATCGGATGCCCGAAGACCTCCCGGGCCTGCCGGGCCTGGGCGACGGTCATCGTCGGCGCGATCACCCCCACCCCCGTCCACTCCACCAGCACATCCTTGTCCAGTTGAGTGGCCAGCGCCTTCTTGTACGGCGACGGCTTCACGTCGTAGTACTCGGTCGGCACCATCTGGAGCGGCTCGGCGCCCGGATGCCGGGCGATGAACTCCTGGTTGACGCGGTTGAGCAGATGCGCCTGCGCGGCACCGGCCGCCCCGCCACCGGTCCCGAACCGGTCCTTGTCCGCCGCACAGTTCCAGTCCGTGTAACTGATGTCGTCCAACGGCACCGCGAAGGTCCGCACGCCGATGTCCCACAACGTCGCGAACTTGGCGGTCAGCGCCCGGAGATCCGCGTCGGAGCTGTAGCAGACGGACAACCCCGGGGAGAGCGCATAGGTGAACTCCACATGCCGCGTCCGCGCCCGGTCCACCAGCTCCTTGATCTGCGCCAACTGGTCCGCGGGGTACGGATCGCGCCACTTCTCCCGTAGATAGGCATCGTCCTTCGGCGAGTACACATAGAGGTTCATCTTGTGCGCACCGTAGAAGTCCAGCTGGTCGAGGCGGGCCCGGTGCGACCACGGGGTGCCGTAGAACCCCTCGATGACGCCGCGCAGCGGGGTGGCCGGCCAGTCCCGTACGACGGTGCCCGGCACCCGGGCGCCCCACCGCTCCGCATGCGGCAGCAGTTGCCGCAGCGACTGCGCCGCGTAATAGGTCCCGGCGGCGTCCTTGCCCGCCAGCGCGATCCGCCCCGCGCCGACGGCCAGCGCATACCCCTCGGCGGGCAACCCGTCGGTGCCCCGCGCGCCCAGCTCCGCCAGCGCCCGCGCCGCGCCCGCGCCGTCCACATACACCGACAACTGCCCGCCGCCCGGCGCCTGTTCGGCCCGCACGACCCGCTGCGCACCGGCATCCTTCAGCGATGTCTCGACGACGGCCAACGCCGCCGCGTCGGCGCGCGGCCCGGCGACGACGGTCACGGCCGGGGTGACGGCGACCTGGTCGGACCGGCTCCGG is part of the Streptomyces platensis genome and harbors:
- a CDS encoding NCS1 family nucleobase:cation symporter-1, with translation MTTTPKPPPPDPRLFNEDLAPAPERKWGTYSIFALWMSDTHAISNYAFAASLFVLGLPAWEVFVALLAGISIVYWLMNRMGHAGHRTGVPYPVLARASWGVYGANIPALLRAIMAVAWYGIQTWLASTAVVLLTLQLAPGLEVYHHNSVLGLSTLGWIAFMVMWGLQAVLLTRGMEFIRKVQDFATGPVVWLVVLALAVYLVVKAGGDISLTRSLTGLSGSAQLEQSLIAVSLTVATFLTLVLNYADFARFTPDHRSYRRGNLIGLPVNFTAFAVVAVLVTAGTISVFGEAIYDPVKVIQKIDNPVVTVIGALAFIVATIGINVVANFVSPAYDFANLAPKYLNFRRGGMITAVLAVVVMPWKLYSSALVIQYFLGALGAFLGPLVAILLVDYYLLRRGRIDVDALFSADARGAYFYRRGYNPRAVLAFLPAAAVSAALALVPVFEVVAPFSWVFGMGLAGGLYALLPGRDRSTAGAGPIPDGIIPSQVSAAVVGEPVASEGAGAVVVPVPAEGS
- a CDS encoding beta-N-acetylglucosaminidase domain-containing protein; the protein is MHRTRTAAATALAMALALIPLTGMAGPPGSGGKAGRDGARDHPGAAASRAISPTPRSVRSRSDQVAVTPAVTVVAGPRADAAALAVVETSLKDAGAQRVVRAEQAPGGGQLSVYVDGAGAARALAELGARGTDGLPAEGYALAVGAGRIALAGKDAAGTYYAAQSLRQLLPHAERWGARVPGTVVRDWPATPLRGVIEGFYGTPWSHRARLDQLDFYGAHKMNLYVYSPKDDAYLREKWRDPYPADQLAQIKELVDRARTRHVEFTYALSPGLSVCYSSDADLRALTAKFATLWDIGVRTFAVPLDDISYTDWNCAADKDRFGTGGGAAGAAQAHLLNRVNQEFIARHPGAEPLQMVPTEYYDVKPSPYKKALATQLDKDVLVEWTGVGVIAPTMTVAQARQAREVFGHPILTWDNYPVNDYVTNRLLLGPFNGREKGLPEQLAGITANPMIQPAASKLALYTVADYAWNDSAYDARTSWGGAIEELAGGDARTARALRAFADAHYASSLNPRQAPELAAAIEKFGKDGEARRLDAVLRNLQEAPAVLRERLTDRGFVQDSAPWLDATRAWGVAARTALRLIEAIKADDGARAWKLRQQIPELVRTARSFVYVDMTGKRIPVLVADGVLDTFVEGAVAAHDRALGVTGRPEGSTDLSVYQDNAVSRMTDGDDATYFWSGAGPKAGSFVALDLHAERPLGAVTLAMGKSGSPDDYLRHGVLEYSSDGKSWQRLAAFDGKAEVRVEPPAGVRARYVRARATQAQDNWLVVREFAVAGADAGTVAGGPPAAEGSALRSAADGDPATGYRAARAAQPGEALEFTPDAPRAARSVVVLRPQGAPSGAARVEVRTGGAWRTLGTLSGAYTRLPVGDGAVEGVRLVWRAGTAAPEVNEVVVH
- the allB gene encoding allantoinase AllB, which produces MSETELVLRSRRVVTPEGTRAASVVVKDGRIAAVLPYDDRAPAGARVEDFGDDVLLPGLVDTHVHVNDPGRTEWEGFWTATRAAAAGGITTLVDMPLNSLPPTTTAAHLDTKRAVARSKAHIDVGFWGGAIPGNVKDLRPLHDAGVFGFKCFLSPSGVDEFPEVDQRQLAAALGEIAGFDGLLIVHAEDPGHLDAAPQPHGPKYADFLASRPRISENDAIAGLIVLAQRLDARVHVLHLSSSDALPLIAAAKREGVRITVESCPHFLTLTAEEIPDGATEFKCCPPIREAANQDALWEGLADGTIDCIVSDHSPSTADLKTADFGAAWGGISSLQLGLPAIWTDARERGHTLDDVVRWMATAPAALVGLDRKGAIEPGRDADFTVLAPEETFTVDPQALQHRNKITAYAGKTLYGVVRSTWLRGRRINDGATLTEPTGELLERPHRP
- a CDS encoding aspartate/glutamate racemase family protein, with the protein product MRILVMNPNTTASMTASIRATATTAAAQGTEIIATEPLWGPESIEGHFEGYLSAAAVLDRLATLDLSFDALVMAGFGEPGREGAQELLDVPVLDITESAAQMAMMLGHAYGIVTTLDRAVPQIRDRLLTAGLLQRCAAVRGTGLGVLELEEDAERTVEVIIETAREVVRDGAEVICLGCGGMAGLQEKVAAALGVPVVDGVAAAVKFAEAVVGLGLTTSTGRSFAPPRPKVIGSWPLSAHLSPGRAQVSPRHTAFSAQTSGI
- a CDS encoding transcriptional regulator; this encodes MARTAPDAPRPTAAVVLDDAVRALAPDSAANRLVAQIEAGAAPRSVFATFALEQHQVIAADRLSFQHLARRADGDPPVADFFDLLAQGETRALKQLAGLADACELTERQIAAYQPRPGCQAYPSYAARLALGGEPADVAIALTANFAAWGGYCATVAAAMRDHYGFPEAARGFFALFAEPAPAVEEKAREAVQHGLDTGQAQPATAHRYGRLLQAYELMFWHSVAE